The window ctgtccgcgaccctcgtgaggataagtggaaaaacaaaatggatggatggatgtatttgaatgcttttaatcaagtTGAGCACATTGTGTTAGCTTGTGTAACAAATGTGCTATGCGAATACATATTAGCTTAGCTTTGCTTACAATGTTTAACTGCGTCTGCATTAATTGCTTGTTCTTGaggattttttctttctttttttttttttgcccttgttgcacacagccaggatgaCCTACTGgtattaatgaatgtttttgcgGCAGCGGCTGACAGTTTTGGACTCACTATGAGGATAACAATCACTGAGGTCATGTTCCAACCGGAACCTGGAGACCAGAGCTACAAAACAGATATTTAACTGGCTGGTTGATATCTGAAAGCTGTCACCTTATTATACCTTTAGGATATTCTTTCTAATGCGTGTACTGCCCCTGATACGCACATGCTGATTTGTAAAGCATGCAAAAACCTTACCCTACAGTATTTGTCTGTCTTTCCATGACCAAATGTTAATTTTCCAATCCAGTAAACCAGTAAGCAAAATGGGGGGGAAATTGGATTTGGACTCATTCCAATCAAGCAATCGGCAAGCTTGGCAGAAAAGATAAAGGAATGGCTGCATTCGGTCAAAATCTCTTGGGATGTTCAAACTTTGCCACATGGCTGTTGGAAATCTCATGTAGACTCAAACACCTTATTATGTTCCGAGTTATGAGAGTGTCAATGCACCTGCTCTATTGCCATTCATGTGCACGAGCCCCCACAGCGATGTaaacaagaagaaaagaagTGAAGAACTTTAAATGATCGGCTTGCTAGAAGGACAACTTTTCATTAGTACACTGAATCTTTGCATGCTTGAATGACTGAGAAGAAGGAGGTAGCCTCTGTCAAGGTTGAGATGGTTCTACTCTGGTGGTCTTTTAAAATACTTGAGAGCAAAGGAACTGGTTGAAGATATAGTCCTACATAGTATTTGGGAGCCATTATTCTGTATTTTCCCTGCTCTTCCATGAAGAATCATCAGCCTcgcgaatggatggatgtgctgtACCTTTTTTCATTTCCACAGAAATTACCTCATCAAAATCTTAGTGGATTATTCCCTCGTTTTGATTTGTAAACATAAAACTGTTTTCATTCATCAGCAGAGTTGGAGATGACATATCAATATCGGCACTGTATGCTTTGTGTCCATTTATGAATTGCGTTGCTTTTTTATACCAAAGTGATAAATTGTGGTCTTATAAAAGTAGAAAAAAGATTTCCACTTCATTTTATCACCTTACAAGGTGCCTTTTGCTGAGTACCCTCATTTCAATATTAAATAGATAGAGGGGACAAAGCCAAAGGAGTGTTTCTGTCCCCTTTTATCGTCTGGACATTATTTATTTGCAACTGTCTGGAGTTGCAAATAAATCTCCGTCACAGCACAATTCTCCTTCTTCACAACCACTCAGAGATGCTCTCTATTCTCTATCCGGCGATTTCAGCACTGTTGGAACTCTTAAGAGGAAAGTGGgaaagagattaaaaaaagttgAGCCTCTTTTTGATTACCATACAACCTTTGTGATTTTGTGGTAGCGAGGGACATTTGTGTAGCATGTGAGGCTGCAGTTGAGCGATGATTTGAATGGTCAAACAATTGGCAGTGATTTTTTTCCGTCATTTTTCAGGTTGCTTGGAATTTATACAAAATTCATCGCTTACTGACACcagcttttctttcatttgttgtGACGTTTCTTTTCTACATGGAATTCCCCTATGCATTGAGCACTATAGGGGGTACTGGTGGGTGATTTAGTTGGTTAATTTAAGTTTTAATTCAAGTTATCTCAACcatagtttgttttttaatcaagtAAAACATAGTGTTACGTTTGAAAATTTGACTTACATCCTCAGAGACCGATGCTATAGGATATTTCACACATGAAGAATTATTCTGATGAATACAATCTTGACATTGCAATAGGAGTTAAGAACTTAATTAGTCACTAATTTTCTCTTTGTCACGACTACGACAAGAGATTGGACCCAATTGCACAACTCGgaagacgcagaggcagttcaggaaatgtctttattcagtccagtgtcgagAATCAAACAGGCAGTCCACGGAATCAGCAGTAATAAAGTTAGCAGGCATGAAAGGCAGGTTAGTAGGCAGGCAGGGGTTGGTACATGGGAGAGTAGGAACAGAATCAGaagagtgtgggaacgaggcatgaggcaacaaactggcaaaggccagaccttACGTGTGGTCTTATTTGTATAGGCAGTGATTACTTGGAACGAGGCGCCTCCACTGACTGCTGCCAGTGCGTGCCGCATAGTTGACCGGCACAGTCAGGACAGGGAccagcagggccatgacagtacAAACAACCTTTTATTACCATCCCCCTCAGTGGGGGGATGACAACTAGCCGGTTGGCAGGGCATCCTGCCAGGCTGGGGGAGTCtttcagggcctccttcacttAAGTCTCAATCTCCCAAGTGAAGACTGGGACAAAACAGGTGTTGGGGAGAATTGGGGCGTGGCCGGGCTCGGTTCGTTCCTCCTCGGGAATCCACGACAGCGCATTGGGCTTTCGATTCTTGGTACCTGGTCAGAAGGACATCATGAAACGGAAACTATTTAAAAAGAGTGCCCACCTCGCTTGCCGTGCGTTTAGTCACCTGGTGGCCTTGTGATACTTGAGGCACTTATGGTCCGTCAGCACCAGGAGTAGGACCTGAGTCGCCTCCAGCCAATGTCTCAACTCAGACATCGCAGTCTTAAATGCGAGCAAGTCACAGTCTCCGATGTCGTAATTGCGTTTAGCCGGAGTCAGCCTCTTGGAGAGAAAGGCGCAGGGGTTTAATCTTTCATCCCTGGGGCTCCTCTGGGAGAGGACTGCCCCTATCCCAGAGTCCGATGTGTCCACCTTGACGATAAACTGTCTCTCTGGGTCAGGCAGGATGAGGACCGGGGCTGACGTGAAGCTGGGCTTGAGCTTGCTGAAGGCCATGTGGGGGGCCGGATTCCACTCAAAGGAACTGCATTGTCCCTGCCGGAGTGAGATCAACGaagccgccgcctcacgttccagGGATGCGTATTGAAATACTTGCATCATAACTCCCACAAAGGAGGCCCAGGAGCGACATGTATCGGAACCACGGCTGCATTCGTCTGTGGTCCAGGCTTCTGCCCTCCCCGCCAGGTGGAAGATCACGAAGGCTATCCGGGAGCAGTCAGTGGGAAAGGCGGAGGACTGCAACCCAAATTGGAGATCACACTGGGTGAGAAAGGGCTTAACATTACCCGAGTCTCCAGAGAATCGCTCGAGCCGGGAGAGTGGCGAACACACGGTCCGCTGGGCGTCAGCGACCGGCAGAGGAGTGGGCTTGGACAGACTTCGACTCAGAGCAGCGGTAGCTTTCGTTGGACTGCCGCCGGTAGGACTGCACATGGACGTGAACCAGGAGTCCAGCCAAGCACATATCTCTTGTAACCTGTGATTTGTCACCTGGAGAGGGGCTTCCTGCTCAGCGAAACATCTACCTTGGATCTGCAGGGACTGACGCATCGCAGCTGAGTCAGCTgagtccatgttatggccagatcgttctgtcacaaccAGAACCAGAGGTTGGAACCAAATGCACAACTTGGGAGACACGGAGCCTGTTCGGGAaacgtctttattcagtccgtgTTGAGAATCAAAcaggcagtccacggaagcagcagTAATAAAGTCAGCTGGCGTGAAAGGCAAGTTAGTAGGCAGGCATGAGAGCAGGAACGAAATcaggagagtgcgggaacgaggcatgaggcaacgatctgggaAAGGCTAGACCGTACGTGTGGTCCTATTTGTATAGGGCGTGAGTGCTTGGAACgcggcacaggtgtgcgcctccactGATTGCTGCCGGTGTGTGCTGGGTCGCAAACtggcacagccaggacagggaGCAGCAGGGCCATGACACTCTTGAGTTAATGAAGGAAATCTTACATACAAGAtctattttcattgtttttttaattaattaattgtttaATTCATATCACTGATTATTTGAGGGTTGTCGACAGAATCTTGGTAGATTCTAAAAATTTATCACATTCTAATCAAgtacattcacattttatttatctgtattaagaaatgatttgaataattttaaaacaaaacttttatcaaaataaaaacattttggagtaattacaaaaaataaaagaataaaagaaatgtttatCCCTACTCTTGATACTTTCTTGTGTCATTTCAAGCTAAAGGACACCCTGATTCAACAAATCAAAGGTTGAAAATGTCCCGAGTTTATGCTAATTATAATATACCTGACCAGAATGCTTCCACCACTATCATCAAtaaattcatttgttttgcctGTTCTGTGAATTTTTGCACAAGCCTATTTTTCTCCTCATAAAGAAGAAATGAAATCTAGACTGGCCCATTTCATCTTATCTTCAGATGCCCTTGAACAAAATGTCTGCAGCTTAGAACATTTGAAGACAAAGCAGATGATTTCTTCAGCATCATACTGACACGGTACAGGAATTCTGTCAAAGGACTGTATAGACTCACTATAATTATATCGGTATTAGGGCACAAGCATTTCCAACTGCGCCTTACGTCAATCTGTACAAGAGTAATCTACACTAACACATATGGCTAGCTCTAATAGCCTCACCCACAGggtggaaaacaaaatatatcttCTAAAGAcctagaaacaaacagccattttttCACATCAAAGAAGCAATTCATTCCAGGAAAGCTGTAAAACCTAAatggttttacaaaaaaaaaaacataatttcacaGTCAATGAAGCATAATCAACTGTGGCTGAGTCTTCTCAGCAACTCTAGAGGGTTGGttttcggaggggggggggttctcttcattgtgtgactttgTTTTGTTAAACCTTCAACAATTCCAAAAATTCAATGAGGTATTGATGaaattgatagatagatagatagatagatagatagatagatagatagatagatagatagatagatagatagatagatagatagatagatagatagatagatagatagatagatagatagatagatagatagatagatagatagatagatagatagatatagatagatagatagatagatagatagatagatagatagatagatagatagatagatagatagatagatagatagatagatagatagatagatagatagatagattagatagatagatagatagatagatagatagatagattatctatctatctatctatacatgGATGATATAAAAACAGTCATCTTGATATATTTAAATTGGGGCGGGTTCATGTATGCCATACTACTTCATGGGGATGACTGATCTTGTCTTGTATTTCATATGGTGTACAGACATTGATTtctcaagaggcactaccaaaAGTTTTCAGGTAAACTCATACCCTTCGCTACTTGTACTCGAGCTACCCCTGCATCGAGCAGAAGTGTATGAAACGGTCTCTGCCAACAGTTTGGCAGAGTTCTGCTTTTATCAGAGTAAAAGTACTGTAGGTCTACTTCTCGTGTTTCTATAGCAACAGTTCCCACTCATGTCTTCAGAATGAGTTATGCCCAATGTGAGGGAGAGCAGCAATGACACTCATACCTGAGGATTGGAATTCAAACACGAATTACTGGAGAGTGAATAAACAGAATAAACAAACTGGAGGGCCCAGAAGAAAGATGCAAggatatacatttttaatcatacAAGACATTTTTGCTGGCAATTTTCTGTTGTAGGTTATCCAAAACTGTTTATTGGGTTTAAATGGTAAAGCAGGATGTGGCTAAAGATGTTTTACTTTTCCTTGTTTTCAGTGAGTGTAAAAAAGTTTAAGTTTGTGATCAAGATGATGGCCGAGCATTCACTAGCCTACACACTGGAGATAAGATGCCATTTTAGTCAAAAGACttgcaaaacattttctcttcttcttcgcaaggaatttattctgtttttccaATGGTGCCTTTAGATACCAATGACCTGACTTCATGTTTTTCAATATACAAGCCGCCCTTCAGCCAgacttttgctttgacttgtgagcataAATTTCAAATATGAGCACAGTATGGTGGAAGTGAATTCAACTCACTTCGCAGAAAGCAGAAGTTGAGCAgatataaataattttaacaGGAGGTGTCAAATTTTTAATTCGTACTGACAGTTTATGCTTAACCTTAgtgaacccatggggtcacaattttaaaagaggatttaagtgtcttgggttctctagagTTAAACTAAACAGAGAGAATTGTACATCGTGTACTCAAAATCACATTGCTTTACTTTAAGAACATCTGTTGAAGTAATGCATTAAACAATGCAGGGAGCATGGCAAGACTGGTCAGCACATCTTTGTTACAGAAATGAGAATCcatgttcaaatccagcctcgctcctgtagagtttgcatgttctcccagtgcctgcgtagGTGGCAAGAGgaatacccacacctgctcggcacctctcaccgtgggcaactccagagtggaacagagtccaacccctctcaagacgACTAGTACCAGAGGCCAAGCAGTGCGTAGAGgtgagtctgactatatctagtcggaacgtCTCAACCTCACGAActagctcaggctccttccctgccagagaggtgacattctaaGTCCCTAGAGCAAccttctgtagccagggattggTTTACCAAGGTGCCTGTCTTTGGCCACgccccagctcacactgcacctgaccccAATGGCccttcccacaggtggtgagtccaTGGGAGGGGGAACTCATGTtcccctttcgggctgtgcccggtcGAGCCGCATGAgtgaataacaaaaacaaaaaatcgtATGGATAATCTACTGATCGTGGAGTGGAGCACAGGTCATACTTCAGTGCCGGCACTGTGGGTTCAGCTTCCATTCAGTGACCACGAGGGTGAATGCAAAAGGTTATGTGcttgtgtgccctgtgattgaatgGCGATCAGGCCAGAGTGTAGAAATCTACCTTCTTCTCAAAGTCAAGTGGGATCGCCTCCAGCTGTCCTCGACCCTGAACAGGTTcatggtatagaaaatggatggatggatcgatggctTGATCTGGACCTTTAATTATGTGTCATTCTTGGCTGTATCTTTTGTTTCTTGCTTTGAAAATGCTGCTTCCTTTTTCTGAATTTAATTGCTGCCGTCTTCTCCTAGCGCTTTTGTTTTTACCTCCCTCTCATTCTCacaatctctctctcttgctgtCCATTGCAGGTGCTGATGAGTGACAGAGGTGATGTAATGGCAGAGCTCGCATGGAGAACGGTTCACTGCAGGACGCCTGTCTAAAAATCACTGCGGGCCACGTGGTAGACACTTCACAGGTAGGAATGtatagttttgagtttgaaattgcACATCTCAAACCACTGCCAGCCCTCAAGTGCTTCAGATCCTGGCCTTGAACACAGTTGTTGAAAGGAAAAAACACTCCTCAAGTAGGTATTTTACGTAAAAACAACTTttctttactttactttactttactttactttactttactttactttaatGGAAAGTTCAATagtgtaaaacatttttggaacgTTGGATAGCTTGGTGAGATAATGGGTAAcatgtctgcttcacagttatgTGGTTCTGTGTTTCAGTCTTTGCTCTCTATATGTTCTTGTCATccgttttccagctgctctggcttcctcccacacagTGACAGTTGTAGACCAATTTTACTCAGGGGTCCCAGGCTGGGGACGGGGGGTTTTGTTAGAGGGTCAGTTTTAAACGTATGTATGCACACACTATATTGCCAAAATAGACGCAGTGTAACATAACCCTAGAAAACCCAACAAAATGATGACTCTAAACTATTATTAATTTTGATGTTGCGATTGTTTGACTGATCAACATCATCCCATCCATTCAACTTGTATCAAAATGGCATAAATAAATTGACAAGACTCATTCTTTATTTCTGCTTCTAGAATGGATTTTCCCAACTGTACTGAAGGGGTGTATGCTACAAGCAGCGGCGAGTACAGTGACCTGGAGACCACCACACTGCCTCCCAGGAAGATCATCCTTTCAGTGACGCTCTCCGTGCTGGCCATTTTGACCACGTTCCTCAACTGCTTGGTGATCACAGCTATCGCTGTCACCCGCAAGTTACATCACCCTGCCAACTACCTCATCTGCTCTCTGGCGGTGACTGACCTGCTGGTGGCCGTTCTCGTCATGCCCTTTAGTATCATATACATTCAGAAAGAAAGCTGGGTCATGGGTAAGGTGGTGTGCACCATCTGGTTAAGTGTGGACATCACCTGCTGCACATGCTCTATCCTTCACCTAGCTGCCATCGCCATAGACCGCTACAGGGCCATCACAGACGCTGTGGAGTACTCACGCAAACGCACAGGGGCCCGGGCAGGAGCCATGGTGGCCGTCGTGTGGCTCTTGTCTATCCTTATTTCGCTTCCTCCTCTTCTATGGCGGTACTACACGGGGGATGCAGATCAGGAAGACCAATGTATCATCCTCCACCATCATATCGCCTTCACCTTGTACTCCACCCTCGGGGCGTTTTACATCCCCCTTttgctcatcctcatcctctacTTTAAAATATACCGAGCTGCTCAGACCCTTTACATGCGAAGGGAGGCCAGCAGGGCGAGCCGCCACTCGTGCATGACCAACGGGAGCATGATCCCTTCCACCTACCCCGCCGGAGACATCGGTGACGGGGGGCCTCGGAGTCCGGACCCCGTCAGCCCACAAGATAAATCGTTCTCCGACCCTTCGACGGAGGAGCCACCTCGCGAACGGGTACGTATTTCCGTCAAAAAGTTCCACTGCAAGGGCCGCCGGCATGACTCACGCAGTGAGTCACGGAGGAGCCAGCTCTCCCAAGGACCACGCATCTCGGGGTCGCGGGAACGCAAGGCTGCATCCACCCTCGGCTTGATTATCGGGGCGTTTGTCATTTGCTGGTTGCCCTTTTTTGTCAAGGAAGTGATCGTTAACACATGCAGCTCTTGCAGCACATCAATGGAGATGGCTGACTTTCTGACGTGGCTTGGATATATCAACTCCCTCATCAACCCCCTCATCTACACTATCTTTAATGAGGATTTCAAAAAGGCGTTCCAAAGACTGGTTAAATGCAGTAGTTACCTCTGATGGTCAATACACTGTAACTTGTAACCGGAGCGGTAGAAATGAGTGATTGAAGTTGAGGAAAAGGTTGGAATTTGTCTTCCCCTAGAGGAAGATGAAGTGGGAAATGAGTGGCTCTCATATTCAGCCACACTCCACGGGGAACTTCAGCAGCCTCAAAGCATAAGAAAAGAGATTTGCATCAAATAAGTGTTTAGTACCCTTTCCCTGTTATAAATAGAATAGCCTCACATTTGGTGTTAATTGGATTGAGTGGTAGGACATTGacatgctgggggggggggttctttttcttttttttaaagatctttTCCATGCAAACCTTTTCAGCAATGGTGATCTATCTGAAAGATATGGAAATAGCTGTCTTGTCCATCAAATGGCTTCCCTTCGTTCTTGCCCAATTTGCTGGTGGAAGGACAGAATGTGGAAGAAAATGCACAACAGTTGAAGGCTCACATTAATGAATACAACATTGATTGGTTGCAAAAAGGATTTGCACTAATTTGATATGTCCTGTACGCTGGTATGATATGATTATGAGGGATTGGGAAATTCTATGTACAGCATAAAAACGAACTGAGAATAgacatttatattattattgtaaacagaaaatgaaatgtatgtgGAGCCCCAAAAACGTGTAATTGCgtcacaatttaaaatgttttgactatttttgcacaaaatgtatttctctCAAACTGTGTTTCTCTCAAATAGTCCTAGaagtatttatccatccattcattttctgaggcggttattctcacgagggtcgcgggagtgctggagcgtatcccagttgtcatcaggcaggaggccgggtaccccttgaactggttgctagccaatcacagggtacataggaACAAATAATCATTTGTTCTCACAATCAcgtcttggggcaatttagtctccaattaatgcttgttttggggttgtgggaggaaaccggagtgcccagagaaaaaacgtgcaggcacgaggagaacatgcaatgtccacacaggcggggccgggatttgaacacctgtcctcaaaattgtgaggccaacgctctaacacctatttatttattcaccaTTGAACCATTTAGCACCCTTAATCCCAGGTCACTCCCACCACTTATCCAGCATTAACTTAATGAATGTGAAAATCACTGATGGAGAAATCCTCATTACACCCACTCAAGTACTTGGAATGGAAcaagtactgtatttctttACTGCCTCCAAGGGGGCAGATAATACATTGATGGAAATATTGGAGATGAATCAAGTGTGAGAGTGTACTGCACGAGAGAGCTCTTACAGGCAAAGATACGGTGTCTCATATCTTGTCTTTATGACCGGTGGTTGTATAAAGTTAATTTGTTGTATGTCACCTTGTCATCAATCACAATAAACATTCCTCAGACTAATATTTGTATCAAGTttgcttctttctttctgaATACAGATTTGGTCACATAATAAGTAACAGTGACGGTTTACCTATGATTTAGTTGCAAgcaaatccaaaaagaaaaaagaaaaaaaatgaaaaaaattggactgatttgtttttattatttgacaTATATACACGATTCTGCAGTACTCTCACTGGGTACTTTAAGTATGCCTGCACATGATCACTGGTTAGTTTTGACTGAAAATGCCATTGATGTTTTATCAATCCGTCTATTTTGTATCGGGCTTGTCCTTATTATGGTTGAGGGTGAACTGGTGCTTCTCCATCTGACTTAAGGGAAAAAGCAGGGTCCAATTGtcaggcacatagagacaaacaactattcacgctcacattcaaGAAAGAGCCAATTCCACACAAGAAAGCCCCGTAATCTCAGGATCGTGAGGTACGCTTGCTAACTGCAAGCTTCTCCCTGCTGCGCTCATGAAGATTTTAATTGAACAgtctgttttcattttgctgttttttcagTTGTTATGGAATGTAAATGCACAATGTAATATATATTGATGATTACAGTATTTTGCTGCACCCATGTAAGTTTCATAATACGGCCAACATATGATTATACACCTTATTAACCACCTCTCATTAAAATGCACTGATGTATAACGTAGTTCTGTCActgtaaagcaaaacaaatatacAACACAATCTACAATTTAAATACAGCACTCCATTGGCTCTTATTCATGTGCCCATTTGTGATATTATTCCTCACCCTTGTGGCTGATTGAAATAATGCAGcacaattgcctttttttttttaactcgatGAATACCGATAAAATTACTAACTATGGTGCTTTTAACTTTGAGACGTAGTGTTTTGGTACAGTAcaagatttatatatatatatatatatatatatatatatatatatcatgggAAGCATGGTAAGACACACCcctaaaattaaatatttatattgaaaTTTTCGTTTTGACACAAACATAGAAATTGTTTATATAGGGCCCATATTTTGGCTACCTAGTCCTCCATAGAGGGAGTTTCTAACATGGActatcaatttcattttttaaaaaaagttgtcatACAAGTGATCAGAAAGGTCCCTCTGACACTAtctctgtttgacccagttttgtatccactttgtcccTATTTGGCTAGGACGCCTGGGGCCCCtttccagtgattttttttttttttttttcgctagtGACTATGAGTTTAAGAGCACAAAAAGTActtgtttgaacaaaatgtttacaatatgGCTGTTCTCTACAATGCACTCGGGTTTGGCCATGCGCAGATACTTCCaatgaggagaagaagaagcagacttTTTACTTTCAGCACTCATAGAAGACTCTACCTCAATTGTTTGTAGAAGAAGAATAATTTACCTACCCGTGGAAGAAGACTGTGCTAGGAAAGGAACTATGAGGGACAGATGGGGgcggactttgcaaaaaggatggagatggctgtagtgaacacttatttcagcagagagaggaacatatagtgacctacaagagcggaggtcgAAGcaagcaggtggattatattttgtgcagacgatgtaatctgaaggagattactgactgtaaagtagtggtaggggagagtgtagctcgacagcgtaggatggtagtgtgtaggatgactctggtggtgggtaggaagattaagaagacaaaggtagagcagagaaccatgtggtggaagctgagaaaggaagaatgttgtgcgggctttcggaaagaggtaaaacgggctctcgatggacagcagaaccTCCCGGAAGACTGTACTATGACAGCCaagataatcagagagacaggcaggagagtacttggtgtgtcttctggtaggaaaggggaaaacgagacttggtggtggaaccccaaaatactgggagtcatacaaggaaagagattagcgaagaagaagtgggacactgagaagactgaggagacgcGAAAGGAGtaaattgagatgcgacgtagggcaaaggtagaggtggcaaaggctaaacaagaggcatatgaagacatgtacaccaggttggacacgaaagaaggagaaaaggatctctacagtttggccagagagagggatagagatgggaaggatgtgcagcaggtaagggtgattaaggctagagatggaaatgtgttgactggtgccagtagtgtgctaaatagatggaaagaatactttgagaacttgatgaatgaagaaaatgagagagaaggaagagttgaagagggaAGTGCGAAGGACCacgaagtggcaatgattagtaagggggaagtcagaaaggcactacaaaggatgaaaaatggaaaggcagttggtcctgatgacataccggtagaggtatggaagcaatttggagagatggctgtggagtttttgaccaacttattcaacagaatacgagcaggcaaaaagatgcctgaagaatggaggaaaagtgttctagttcccatttttaagaacaaaggggatgatcagagctgtgggaattattgaggaataaagttgatgagccacacaatgaagttatgggaaagagtagtggagggtagactcaggacagaagtaagtatctgcgagcaacagtatggtttcatgcctagaaagagtaccacagatgcattatttgccgtgaggatgctagtggaaaagtacagagaaggtgagaaggagctacattgtgtctttgtggatcgagaaaaagcccatgacagagtaccaagagaggaactgtggtactgcatgcgtaagtctggtgtggcagagaagtatgttaaaatagtacaggacatgtatgatggcagcagaacaatggtgaggtgtgccttaggtgtgacagaagaatttaaggtggaggtgggactgcatcagggatcagctctgagccccttcctgtttgcatggtaatggataggctgacagatgaggttagactggaatccccttggaccatgatgttcgcagatgatattgtgatatgcagtgaaatcagggagcatgcagaggaacaattagaaagatggagacatgcactggaaaggaaaggaatgaagatta of the Syngnathoides biaculeatus isolate LvHL_M chromosome 14, ASM1980259v1, whole genome shotgun sequence genome contains:
- the htr1fa gene encoding 5-hydroxytryptamine receptor 1F, which gives rise to MDFPNCTEGVYATSSGEYSDLETTTLPPRKIILSVTLSVLAILTTFLNCLVITAIAVTRKLHHPANYLICSLAVTDLLVAVLVMPFSIIYIQKESWVMGKVVCTIWLSVDITCCTCSILHLAAIAIDRYRAITDAVEYSRKRTGARAGAMVAVVWLLSILISLPPLLWRYYTGDADQEDQCIILHHHIAFTLYSTLGAFYIPLLLILILYFKIYRAAQTLYMRREASRASRHSCMTNGSMIPSTYPAGDIGDGGPRSPDPVSPQDKSFSDPSTEEPPRERVRISVKKFHCKGRRHDSRSESRRSQLSQGPRISGSRERKAASTLGLIIGAFVICWLPFFVKEVIVNTCSSCSTSMEMADFLTWLGYINSLINPLIYTIFNEDFKKAFQRLVKCSSYL